The following nucleotide sequence is from Candidatus Bipolaricaulis sibiricus.
CCGGAAGAGCTCGACCTGGGTCCCATCCTTCACGACCTCCACGCCGGGCAGGAGACCGCGGAAGAAGAGACCCAGGAACAGGGTGGCGATCCCGAACATCGTGAACGGCTTGATCCCCCAGTTGACGATGAGGGTGAGGAGTACGGGCTTCGCGTTCTTACCCGCGCGGAGGACCTCGGCGAAGTCGATCTTGACCATGATCGGGTACATCATGAAGAACAGGGCAGCCGCGATCGGGATCGACACGACCGGGGCCCCACCCACGTAGATCGCGAGCCCGTCGAGAGACCGGGCCGCGTCGGGCGCCACACGACCGAGGAGGATCCCCGCCCCAATGCACAGGACGACCCACAGGGTCAGGTAGCGCTCAAACACACCCCACCCAGGTCCCTGCCGGGCCTGGGACTGTGTGGAACCCACAGCCTAGCCTCTACGGAGAGGGGAAGAGGAGCTCGTCGCCAAAGCTTGCACGCCAAGCAGCGATGCCGCCGAACAGACAACGTGCCTTCGCGAACCCCACACTCTGCAGGTACTGCGCGACTGCGCACGACTGCGAGCCATCGTCATCCACAACCCAGATGGACAGCGACGTGCCTGTCGCGGGTCGGGGAAGTCCAGCCGCCCACGCCACCAGCGCGTCCTGGGTGGGTAGGGATACGTTGACCGCCCCCGGGAAGTGGCCCTGAGCGAAGGTCTCCGGAGAGCGAAGGTCCACGATGTAGAGGTAGTTCTGGGCGACGCGTGACGCCTGGACGCTCCCCCACGTGCCGTAGTACGGTGTTCCGCTGGGAGGAACGTGTGCGGCATCGGGTGCCCATGCCACGAACAGGTCGCCCAGCGACTGCCACCACGCCACCAGTCCTCCGGAGATCGCCCGCGGCAGCAGAAACGCGTTCTGTTGAAGAAGCTGGACAGCCTGCGCTGCCTGGATCCCCGTTGTGTCGTAGAGGTAGACAACCTTTGACTTGGGGAGCTCGCCCAGACGGGCCGACAGGTCAGCGTACGGGATGTTCACCGCGCCGAGCAGGTGACCCTGTGCGTACTCCGCCGCCGTTCGCAGGTCTACAAGCACGTAGAACTCCGCGTCCAGCGTTCCCGGCGCCCCCTCGTGGGCAGCGAGGGTCCGCACCACGCCCCGGACCGTCACCGGAAGCTGCGGCCGGGTCGGGTCGTTCGAGGAGATGGTCAGTGTCTGGGAGACGGGCTGCGCGTACCGGCTGTAGCCCGCCGTTCGGAACGTGACCGTCATCATCACTGTCTCCCCGGGGGCGATGGTCCGCTTGGGCAGCGAGTAGCTCGTGCACGAGCAGTTGTAGCTCACGTTGCTGATGGTGAGGGTGCTCGTCCCGCTGTTGGTGAGGGTCACGGTGTACTGGACCACCGCCCCATCCATCGCCACGCCGAAGTCGTACAGCTCGGGACTTGCAGCCAGCTTGGGGGTAGCGAGGGCCACCGCGCCTAGGACCAGCAATCCCACCAGAAGACATCCAATCCGCTTCATCTGTTCCTCCTTCTTGCGACGCAGGTCTAGCTGCGTTCCTTTGCTTCCAGGTGTTTCTTGATCTCCGTCACGGAAGCGATGTGGCCAGAGACGACGATCTGACCGTCAATTGCAAGGGCAGGTGTCATCATCACGCCCCGCTCGATCATCTGGGCCAGATCTTCCACCTTCACCACTCTGGCCGCCACGCCCAATTCCGCCACCGCCCGCTCGGCGTTCCGCAACGTCGCCTTGCACTTCGGACATCCCGTCCCGAACACCTCGATCACGTGCATCTACACCTCCACGCTGTACCGAGTTTCACCGCTACCCGTCGTGGCCCCGCCAAGCTCTCCGATCACGGTGCCGCGTAGATCAGGTACAGCCCCGCCAAGATCACCAGGACCCCGCACATCGCCTTGACAACCTTCGTTCCCCGCGACCTCTCGCCCCAGTTGAGGTAGCGCTGGACGATGCCCATCGACGTCCCCGCCGCCACGATCACCGCGCAGTGGCCGAGGGCGTACATTCCCAGGAGCAGCGCCGCGTAGGAGAGGTTCCGGGAGGCCATCCCGAACGTGACGGCAAGCATCGGGGCCATGTAGGCGAACGTGCACGGCCCGAGGGCGGCCCCGAACACAAGCCCCAGCAGTGCCGCCCCCCAGTACCCCTTCGGCCCCAAGGCGAGGGTGCCCAGTCCGCTCCGCGGAAGCGGGATCAAGCCCAACAGGTACAGCCCCACCAGGAAGAACACACCGGCCACAATGTAGTTGCCGTACGGTCCCACGTCGCCGAGCATCCGGCCTGCCATGGCGGTGATTGCCCCCACGATCCCGATCGTGACGAGGATCCCCAGGGAGAACGCGGTCGAGATGGCAAGCGATCTGCGCACCATCGGCTGTCCCTGACGGTTGATGTACCCCACCACCAAGGGGATGCTCGCCAGGTGACACGGGCTGAGGAGAACGCTCAGCACGCCCCACGCCAGCGATCCGGCCACCGCCACGAGGGGCGTCCCCTCGACCGCCTGATTCAGCGTGGCGAACAATTCCCCCACCGCTAGCGGCCTCCCACGTCGACCCCGAGCTGCTTCCACTTGGAGAGGATCTGCTCTTTGGAGTAGAAACCCGTGTGCCGGAAGAGCTCCCTGCCGTACGCGTCGTAGAAGATCTGCGTGGGGATGATGCGGATCCCGTACTTGTCGGCCTCTGAGGGGTTCTTCCACACGTCGATGAACACGACTTCGAACACGCCGGCATACTGGCCCCGCAGCTCTTCGAGGATCGGGGCCATCTGTTTGCAGGGGATGCACTTGTCCGCCCCGAGATCGACCAACCTGGGCAGAGCCTTGGGGGGCTCCGGAACCGCGACCGGCCGCTCGGGCATCGGCAGCGGGTCTGCGGCAGCCGGCTCGGCCACCCCTTGTGTGGGCTCGTCCACCGGTTCCTCGGTTCCTGGGTCGGCCAGCGGGACAACGGAGACTCCCACGACGGCCGCCAGCTCCGGCGGAGCGGGGGAGATCCCTGGTTCAGCAACCCCAGCTGCCGGCCGATCGGCCGGCGGTTCTGAGGCGACTCCCGGATGCCACAGCGTCCCCTGCCGGAGGTAGACCGCCCCCGCCACCGCCAGCGCGAGCAGGGCGAGCGCCCCCACGCGGAGGAACACCTTTCTCTTGTCTAGGGAATCGCTCTTCGGCGTCACCCTCTCACTCTCCTGCTCGGTCTCGTCCACGCAAGGCGTTCCGGATCGCCTCCACCGCTCGCTCCCGGTCCTCCTCCGTCAGGGCGGGCGGGGGGCCCTTCTTGATCCCCGGATCGTGCGTCAGGACCAGGGCTGCGGGGGGCGGAAACCCCGCCCGCTCCGCGATCCTCCTGGCGCAGGCTAGCGGACAACCGTCCACGGCCGCGACCCGTTCCGCCTCCCGCGGGCGCTGCTGGACCATCGGGTCCCCATTGGCGAGCGAGGCCAGGCAGAAGACCGTTCCTTCTCCCGCCGTGACGACCTCGAGCGCCGCCAGACCGGTCAAGGTCCCCACGCTGGCCATCCCCCCGAAGCACGCCAGCAGCGCGCGCGTTCTCGCCGAGCCTTCGTTCTGAAGACCCCAGCACCCGCTCATCCTCCGATCACCGTCCCGTAGAGCTTTCCCGCCAGCGTGGACAACACGACCACAACTGCGATGAACGCGGCTGTCTTCTTCGTCCCGAGGATGCGGCGGATGACGAGCATCGAGGGCAGGGACAGGGCTGGGCCAGCCAGGAGGAGGGCGAGGGCTGGCCCCTGGCCCATCCCGGAGCCGAGGAGGCCCTGGAGGATCGGAACTTCGGTGAGGGTGGCGAAGTACATGAACGCCCCCGCCACCGACGCCACCGCGCTCGACAGCCACGAGTTCCCGCCCACTGCGGCCTGGACCCACCGCGCCGGGATGAGGGCTTCTTCCCCCGGCCGGCCGAGGAGGAACCCCGCCACGAGGACGCCGCCGAACAGGTAGGGGAGGATGAGAAGCGCGTAATCCCACGTGGAACGCACCCACGCCCCTCCCTCCTCTTTGCCGACCCAGAACGGGAGAAGAGCAAACAGCGCGACGAGGAACACCCCGGCCACCGCGTACCGGTACCGCCACAGGGCGGTGTAGGCCGACGGGCTGTACTCTGCCCCCGCGATCTCCGCTTTGGTCAGCGAGACGATCTCCTCCTCTCCCTCCGGCACCACAAGAAGGGAGGATGCGTCCTCCCCGGCGCGCGTGCCGGAGAGTGTGGTTCCGTCGCGGAGCGTCACCGTTACGCCCGCTGGTCGGCCCCAGTTGGCAACGACGAGCACCGCGATCATGAGCGTGAACAGGACGACCGTCTTCCAGAGCGCGCGGGCCGGGGGAGGGGGCGTCGGCACGGTGGCGGCCGCATCCCCCTTCGCCTTCTCCTCCTTCCGGAACAGAGCGTGCATCGCCAGCCCGGTCACGATCGAGAAAACCACCGCGCCGATCGCTCGGGCAATCCCGAGGGACGGCCCCAGCACGCGCGCGGTGAGGATGATCGCCAACACGTTGATCGCCGGTCCCGAATAGAGGAACGCCGTCGCCGGCCCGAGGCCCGCGCCCCGCGTGTAGATCCCGGCGAACAGCGGTAGCACAGTGCACGAACACACCGCGAGCACCGTCCCCGACACCGAGGCCACGCCGTAGGCGAGGATCTTGTTCGCCCCGTAGCCGAGATAGCGGACTACCGACGCCTGGGACACGAACACCGCGATCCCGCCCGCGATGAACAGGGCCGGGATGAGGCAGGTGAGCACGTGCTCGCGGGCGTAGTCCTGGAGAAGGAGGAACGCCTCGGCAAGGGCCTTCTGCACGACCGGCGCAGACCACGGGACGAAGTACGCGGCGAGAAACGTGCCTCCCAGCAAGAGGGACAGACGCAGCTCGCGCTTCATTCAGACTCGCTTGAGCACCGCAGATTGGCCAAGCAGGACAGGAGACGAGAGATGTCAGGCCGGACCAGGCGCCACATGATCCGTACGCCATCGCGCCGCGAAACGATCAGTCCCGCGCGCGCGAGAGCGGCGAGATGCCGCGACACCACCGACGGATCAAGGCCGAGCAACGGGACGAACTCGCACCCGCACCGCTCGCCGTCCTCGAGTAGGCGCAACAACTCGACCCGCGCCGGGTGGGCGAGTGCCTTGCC
It contains:
- a CDS encoding Thioredoxin — protein: MTPKSDSLDKRKVFLRVGALALLALAVAGAVYLRQGTLWHPGVASEPPADRPAAGVAEPGISPAPPELAAVVGVSVVPLADPGTEEPVDEPTQGVAEPAAADPLPMPERPVAVPEPPKALPRLVDLGADKCIPCKQMAPILEELRGQYAGVFEVVFIDVWKNPSEADKYGIRIIPTQIFYDAYGRELFRHTGFYSKEQILSKWKQLGVDVGGR
- a CDS encoding putative membrane protein, YraQ family, coding for MKRELRLSLLLGGTFLAAYFVPWSAPVVQKALAEAFLLLQDYAREHVLTCLIPALFIAGGIAVFVSQASVVRYLGYGANKILAYGVASVSGTVLAVCSCTVLPLFAGIYTRGAGLGPATAFLYSGPAINVLAIILTARVLGPSLGIARAIGAVVFSIVTGLAMHALFRKEEKAKGDAAATVPTPPPPARALWKTVVLFTLMIAVLVVANWGRPAGVTVTLRDGTTLSGTRAGEDASSLLVVPEGEEEIVSLTKAEIAGAEYSPSAYTALWRYRYAVAGVFLVALFALLPFWVGKEEGGAWVRSTWDYALLILPYLFGGVLVAGFLLGRPGEEALIPARWVQAAVGGNSWLSSAVASVAGAFMYFATLTEVPILQGLLGSGMGQGPALALLLAGPALSLPSMLVIRRILGTKKTAAFIAVVVVLSTLAGKLYGTVIGG